One Exiguobacterium acetylicum DNA segment encodes these proteins:
- a CDS encoding lysozyme family protein, whose amino-acid sequence MWSTVRQSARVAVRMKWRLLTLKYRLIALGIALLLLLLIIIVAGILDTLTGIENDQATETPIAYSDTSLQVSDDVLQYREAIARELKKEQLEGQTNVVLALMMQESGGRGNDPMQASESKCGRIGCITSPDESIRYGVKHFASVFRQANQDVKLTLQSYNFGGGFIDYVQENGGRYTKQLAISFSQMMYQRVKKSGIYQCHRPSAIEHQACYGDIEYVDAILRYLTPAVLAEGKTGPIKGKLHAPLDISLQMTSGFGSRIVFGKTDVHTGIDFSCDDTDTVHAVRSGTVTYSGLRGPYGQLIQIKQGEWITAYAHLSARQVKTGQKIEAGQAIGMCGSTGRSTGNHLHIEFKTSDWSGHIDPAPLFSL is encoded by the coding sequence ATGTGGAGTACGGTCCGGCAGTCGGCACGTGTCGCCGTCCGGATGAAATGGCGACTCCTGACCTTAAAGTATCGTCTGATTGCCCTCGGTATCGCGCTCCTTCTCCTCCTGCTCATTATCATCGTCGCAGGCATTCTCGATACGTTGACCGGGATCGAGAACGATCAGGCGACGGAGACACCGATCGCTTACTCGGACACCAGCTTACAGGTTAGTGATGATGTCTTACAATATCGTGAGGCGATTGCGCGTGAATTAAAGAAGGAACAACTTGAGGGACAGACGAACGTTGTACTCGCCTTGATGATGCAGGAGAGCGGCGGACGTGGGAACGATCCGATGCAAGCGAGTGAATCGAAATGCGGACGGATTGGTTGTATCACCTCTCCCGATGAGAGCATTCGTTATGGGGTGAAACACTTCGCGTCGGTCTTCCGACAAGCGAACCAAGACGTCAAGTTGACGCTACAGAGTTACAACTTCGGGGGTGGCTTTATTGATTACGTCCAAGAAAACGGTGGACGCTATACGAAACAACTCGCGATCTCCTTTTCACAGATGATGTACCAACGCGTCAAGAAAAGTGGCATCTATCAGTGCCATCGTCCGAGCGCGATCGAGCATCAAGCCTGTTATGGTGACATCGAATATGTCGATGCCATCCTCCGGTATCTGACGCCGGCGGTGTTGGCGGAAGGTAAGACGGGACCGATTAAAGGGAAACTCCATGCACCCCTCGACATCTCGTTGCAGATGACGTCGGGATTCGGATCACGGATCGTTTTCGGAAAGACGGACGTTCATACGGGCATCGATTTTAGTTGTGATGATACCGATACCGTCCACGCCGTCCGCTCCGGTACCGTCACGTATAGCGGCTTACGCGGCCCTTACGGACAACTCATTCAGATCAAACAAGGGGAATGGATCACCGCCTACGCCCACCTTTCCGCACGTCAGGTTAAGACGGGTCAGAAGATTGAAGCCGGGCAAGCCATCGGGATGTGCGGTTCGACCGGACGTTCGACTGGGAACCATCTCCACATCGAATTCAAGACGAGTGATTGGTCCGGACACATTGATCCGGCACCACTCTTTTCGCTATAA
- a CDS encoding VirB4 family type IV secretion system protein: MWRTRFLRKQDPEAIKQQDGYNPTFVQAIQPQGGLRFEPNYVRTGDGYLACLHVYKYQSTVYDFWLEPILNLPGVLTTLDIGTADKREMIRTINKSMAEQNTRFENAKDNVDRIDARETYKELNELYEQITQGETMKYLHLRLYVKAKTLEALERQVQHVMEELEARNFRVAVFLNEQEWEWQSLFLSYEQQQKLPNRRRGKEIPSLSIAGGYPFHFTSLQDPTGTYYGTTDTNGSVIFDLFHKDKQRKFYNALMIGKMGSGKSTLLKKTVLDQAIKGNHVRILDVTGEFSDLVRQLGGKEIALDGSAGRINPLHVYKTVTHADGSADEPLSFMQHLSKIAVFYHYINPAATQEEANEFEILLRQLYLEKGLWNEDGDAPITTHPANTYPVFSDFLTLVRSELYVDAARTTIRETISTNRVRRLENIELAITNLVHNYGNIFDGHSSIERFDEEEIVSFPLRNLTNLKDEIFQAQVFNLMNMLWDGMILNGAGQLRSYNQGELLIEDAFKYLIVIDEAHHLINTRDIAQPAILYLQQFMREARKYFGGIFFASHLITDFVPTGSKSENAENVKTLFQLTQYKFIGEQDAESIPTIQTVFDGQLTESETRLIPSLETGRIVLSVSGVKTLIFDVDVSPEELTLFGGGA, encoded by the coding sequence ATGTGGCGTACACGTTTTCTACGAAAGCAGGATCCTGAGGCAATTAAACAACAGGACGGCTACAATCCGACATTCGTCCAAGCGATCCAGCCGCAAGGCGGACTCCGCTTCGAACCGAACTATGTCCGGACCGGTGACGGTTATCTCGCCTGCCTCCATGTCTATAAGTATCAGTCGACCGTCTATGATTTCTGGCTCGAGCCCATCCTCAACCTGCCCGGTGTCCTGACGACGCTCGACATCGGAACAGCGGACAAGCGAGAGATGATCCGGACGATCAATAAGTCGATGGCCGAGCAGAACACCCGCTTCGAGAACGCGAAGGACAACGTCGACCGGATCGATGCGCGCGAGACGTATAAAGAACTGAACGAACTCTATGAACAGATTACGCAAGGCGAGACGATGAAGTACTTGCATCTCCGACTCTACGTCAAAGCGAAGACGCTTGAGGCACTTGAACGACAAGTTCAGCACGTGATGGAGGAACTCGAAGCACGGAATTTCCGCGTTGCCGTCTTCCTGAACGAACAGGAGTGGGAATGGCAGAGCCTGTTCCTGAGCTATGAGCAACAACAAAAATTACCGAACCGTCGTCGGGGGAAAGAGATTCCATCACTGTCGATCGCGGGTGGTTATCCGTTCCACTTCACGTCGCTGCAGGATCCGACCGGTACCTATTATGGAACGACAGACACGAACGGGAGCGTCATCTTTGATCTGTTCCATAAGGATAAACAACGGAAGTTCTATAATGCCTTGATGATCGGGAAGATGGGCTCCGGGAAGTCAACGCTGCTCAAGAAGACCGTCCTCGACCAAGCGATTAAAGGCAATCACGTCCGCATCTTGGACGTGACCGGTGAGTTCTCCGACCTCGTACGACAACTGGGTGGGAAAGAAATCGCACTCGACGGCTCCGCCGGACGGATCAATCCGCTCCATGTCTATAAGACAGTCACACATGCCGATGGATCCGCGGACGAACCCCTCTCGTTCATGCAACACCTGTCGAAGATTGCCGTCTTCTATCACTACATCAATCCGGCAGCCACGCAGGAAGAAGCGAACGAGTTCGAGATTCTGCTCCGTCAGCTCTACCTTGAGAAAGGGCTCTGGAACGAGGACGGTGACGCGCCGATCACGACGCATCCGGCGAACACCTATCCCGTCTTCTCCGATTTTTTGACGCTCGTCCGCTCTGAATTGTATGTGGACGCTGCACGGACGACGATCCGCGAGACGATCAGTACGAACCGTGTCAGACGGCTCGAGAACATCGAGCTCGCGATCACTAACCTCGTCCATAACTACGGCAACATCTTCGATGGACATTCCTCGATCGAGCGATTCGACGAGGAAGAGATTGTATCGTTTCCACTACGTAATCTGACGAATCTGAAGGACGAGATCTTTCAAGCACAGGTCTTCAACCTGATGAACATGCTCTGGGACGGGATGATCCTCAACGGTGCCGGACAACTCCGCAGCTACAACCAGGGGGAGCTATTGATCGAGGATGCCTTTAAGTATTTGATTGTCATCGATGAGGCACATCATCTGATCAATACACGTGACATCGCACAACCCGCGATTCTATACCTGCAACAATTCATGCGCGAAGCGCGGAAATACTTCGGCGGCATCTTCTTCGCCTCGCACTTGATCACGGACTTCGTCCCGACCGGTTCGAAGTCGGAGAACGCGGAGAACGTCAAGACACTGTTCCAGCTGACGCAGTATAAGTTCATCGGCGAGCAGGATGCTGAGAGCATCCCGACAATCCAGACCGTCTTCGACGGACAGTTGACCGAGAGTGAGACGCGGTTGATTCCATCGCTCGAGACCGGACGCATCGTCCTCAGTGTCTCCGGTGTGAAGACCTTGATCTTCGATGTCGATGTCTCACCCGAGGAGCTGACTTTGTTCGGAGGTGGTGCCTGA